From the genome of Thermaerobacter marianensis DSM 12885:
CCCCGAGAGCACCCCCATGTCGCCTTTGAGGATCTTGAGCTTGCCGCGCATCATCGCCGCCAGCGGGTCGAGCTGGCCCTCCATCACCTGCTTCCAGGTGTAGGCGTCGGCGCTGATGACGTAGGGAACGCTCTCCAGGTCTTCCTTGGTGCCGACCCGAGCATCGCGGCACTCGCCGCGGTAGAGGTCGAGGATGACCGCCCGCTCCTCCTCGATGCCCAGGGACGGATCGGCCTCGAGGACGAAGGCCAGCGGCCACTCCCAGGTGCGGGCGGCCTCGCGGTAGTTGGCGTTGGTGTTGATCCGGTCCTTGTACGCCTTGGCCCATTCCTCGGTGAAGGCCTGGTACGCCATTGGCTTGATCCCCTCCGGTCGTCATAGATGTGGACGCGTGTTTCCATCCCCCACGACTTGTTGCGCCTTGGCGCGGCCGGTTCCCCCCAATCAGTGGCTCGGCGTTAATTTATTAATTGGCTCGGAGGCGTTCAGCAATTGATCGTGTGCTCCGTTAACGTGATTCCCCTTTTCGCCTTTCGCCTGAGGAGCCTTTCCACGCAGCACAACCAGCCTTTGCCGCGACGTGGCTCACCAGGATGTGAGCGACCTCCGGTTTTAACACCCCCTTCGCCATGTACAGCAAGAAAGCGTCTGCAATGGCCTCGGGTGACAACGGACCCCCTGGACGGTACCAGACGGTCACCCAATTCATGGCACCGAAGCCGAAGAGCCGCAAAAGCCGCAAGTCCACCCCGGGCTGGAACAACCCGGCGGCGGCTCCCTCTTCCAAGGTACGAGCCCAGAGCCTCTCGTAGTCTTCCTGTGCCTCCGCAACCCGGGCTGCCGCCTCGGGACTCAAGTAGCGGCTTTCCTGGAGGATCACGGAAACGAAGTCCTGATTCTCTAGACACGCAAGCAGGTGGGCGCGTAACCCCAGCCAGATGCGTTCCGCCAAGCCCGGGCCGCCCTCTGCCATGGCTAGCTGGACCCGCCGGTGTACCATCTGGATGCCGTGCAACATGACTTCCAGCAGGAGCTGGTCTTTGTTGTTAAAGTGGTAGTAAAGGGCCGCAGGGGTGACTCCCAAAGCGGCGGCGAGATCCCGCATGGTTGTGGCGGGATAACCCTGCCGTGCGAACAAGCTTGCCGCATGCTGAAGGATGGTCTCCCGCTGCGGGGACAGAATCTTGCTGTGGGCCAACGTCGTCCCCCCAGTCACTGGGGTTAAAGACCCCGGCTCGGCGCTTTTACTAAACGTTTAGTAGGTTGCTTTTTGCATTCTTCGCCACGAGACGACGACTTCCTTTCGGTCACCAGCGAAAAGTTATGCAACAAGAGGTGAAGATTACTGTGGGAGCTGCGCCAGTCGGGATCATCGTCTTGGCGGCCGGACAGGCTACACGCATGGGCCGGCTCAAACAATTGTTACCCCTTTGCAATCGCCCTCTGGTTGAGTGGAGCATCCAGTCCGCCCGGGAGGCACGGTTGGGGCCGATTGTGGTCGTCCTGCACCCAGCGGTGGCTGCGGCAGGGATCCCTCTTCACCCTGCCCCGGAAGTGCATCCTGTGGTGAATCCCTGGCCCGAGCGTGGGCAGGCCACTTCCCTGCGACTTGGGCTGAGGGCGCTTTTGCAGACCGAACCCTCCGTCGAGGCCGCCCTGGTTGTCCTCGGCGACCAGCCCCTGGTCTCAGCCGACCTGATGAGGGGCCTTGTACGGGTTTTTCGGGAGGTCAGGGCACGTCACACCCTCCCGCGCCGTCCGGCCGGAGAGAACTCGGCTCCGCTGGTGCCGGTGGGCGCCCGACCCGTATGGAACGGCGAGCCAGGCCACCCAGTGCTTCTCGGCCGGCGCCTGTTGTCCGAAGCCTTGGCATTCCCGGCCAGCGACAGCATGAGACCCCTGCTGGATCGTCATCGCGAGCGAATGCTGTTCTGGCCGGCCCCGGGTCCCGAGGTGGTTACGGACGTTGACACGTGGGAAGATTACTACATAATTGTAAGGCGGCTGCAACGGCAGGAACAGTACCAAGGCGAGGGGGAGCGCCGGTGACGCCACCTCCCTCCCATTCGCCAGGCTACGCAGCCGGCTCCGGCTGGACGCCCCTGACCCCAGCCCCAGCCCGGGACGAAGGCCTTTGGACGGCGATGGTCTTTGCTGTCTTCGCCATTGCCGCTTTGGGAACCGACATCCCCTGGCTCTTCGCCGGTGGGCCCATCCTCGTGTTCGTCAACTACCTGGCCCGGGCGCGGTTGGTGTACCTGGCCGGTCCGGACCGCCTCGTCGTTCAGACCTTGATCGGTCGGCGTACACTTCCCTACGTTGCTGTTCGGCGAGCCGAGTACTTGGAACTGGGCGGTGGGCTCCGGCTAATGGCAACTTTCATGCCAGGGTACGTGGTCGGTTGGGTCTACCTAGGCGGACTTGGACGCCAGTTGCTCCTGGGCAGTACGGATCGCGGACCTGCCATCCGCCTCCATACCGAGCGAGGGACCATGATCATCACCCCGCACGACCCGGTGGCTGCTCTCGCCGTGTTGGAAGACCACGGCATCTCTCTAGACGCGCCGCGTCGGGTCCTGAGGGAGGTCCGGCGCTACCGGCGGAGGTAGCGATCCCGGATCAGCGTTGACCCCTGCCTGGTGTCAGCTTCGTACGAAACCCCCCGCACATGCGCCCGCCAGCCCGACTTTAACCACCCATGGTTAGTCCTCCGCCGCAAGTCGCGTCGCCCGGGCCGAGGCGCTCGAATATTTTTTTCGAGGTGCTGGAAGGATGAACTGGGAAGGCGTCGAATGTAACGCGCAGCCGAATAAATAAACGTTTATTAAGTTACGAACCACAGCCACCCTCGGTGGTCATTGCAGTGCTCCTCCCGTCTTGCACCGCGGTACCCTATCCCCCCAGTTCCAGGGTGGTCGGCTGGTCATGGTAATCGCCTTCAATCGGCAGGCGCCGTGGGGTCAGCCGGCTTCTATCGGTTGCCACTATACCCTGAGTTCAATCCTTGTACGCGGTTCATTCCACTTTTAGACCGGACTCCCTGGACGCCGCGAAAGGGGGTGCATTCACTGGCGTCCACAAGGAGGTGAAAGCGGGAGCAAAAGGGTCACGCGCAGAGAACCCTTGGCCGCAGGAGCCCGCTGCAGCGTTCACGAATCCTCGGCCGACTTAAGGACTTGGGGCAACCTGGGGGTGCCCCGGAATGAGGGGGGAGTGTCCCATGACTGCCACTGTGGCGTGGATGAACAGCAAGCGGTTCTTGGGGGTCGCGGCCGCCGGCTATCTCGCCCTGACGGTTGTGCTTGCCACCCTGTTCGCCACGGGAACGATCTTTGCAGCGTTCCCGCTCGCGGGCATCGGTGGCTTCGTCGTCGCTGCCGAACGCATCGAGGGCGACGTGTTTAAGTTGACGCCGGCCCTCGGCGACACGTCCGAGCAGCAATATTGGCCCCAGGGCGCCGTCCAGCTTGATGAGGTTCGAATTGAGGGCCTCAATCTTTCCAAAGACCTTAGTTTCGGTAGCTTGCGGGCGAAGGTCGAAATCGTAGCCACTGGCACAGTGGTAGGGCATGGTGTGACGATGAATATTTCAGGGATGCAGGCTGCTCAGGCCGAATTCGACAACATGAAAATCGACGAGACGTTCACCAGCGACGTGTTCAAGAAGATCGGCCTGTCCGCCGACTCCATGACCTTGGTCCAGCCATCCATTAACACCCACCTGCTCACCACTAACTCTATTACGTTGCCTGGGATGAAGCTAAAGATCAGGTTCTTCAACGGCGACCAGGAACTGGGGGGCGACTTCTGACCACCCGCGTCCAACCGTCGGCAAGGTTGGTCATGGCGGCCACCAGCCGGCCGCCATGACCAACACCTTCCTTCGGCTTGGCGGGTAGGGGGGAGCGTCATGGGACGGAGGATCTTGACGGCCATGGAATGCGCCATTTGTGGCGCCGTTCTGGGCGTGTGTTTAAGTCTCTTCCTCCTTCGACACCCGGTGGAGGAATTCGGCTGGGGCGTGGCCGCCGGGGGCTTGGCTGGCGGTGCCCTCCTCTACTACGTGTTGACCCATGGGGAAGCGACGCGTCGGCGCCGGGACACGGCCATCCTGGCGGTGGCCTGCTTGATCCCGGGCCTATTTCTCGCTGACCATCTTCGCACCGGCCTCTCCCCGGCCCTGGCCGCCACTCTCGGGTTGCTGTGGAGCGGCCTCTGGTGCGGACTCGCCGTCTGGTTTCAGGGCCGGCTAGCAGAGGCAGCGTGGTATGTCCGTTACCACGGGGAATTGGCGGTCGTCCTCGCTTGCAGTATGACCGGTTCCGTCGCTGGCCATTTTCTGGCACAGTGGGCAGGCGGCACCTCGCCATGGAGCGAGGCCCTCTACTGGGTCCTACCAACACTTCTGGCGGTGACGGCCAGCCTCATCCCCGGCGCCGCGCTGAGCCGCCAGCCGTACCGACCCGTTCTAGGCACCCTACTCGGCTTTCTTAGCGGCGGCCTAGTCCTGTGGTTCGGAATCCAAGTCGCACCCATGCTGTTTCTTCCAGGAAGTGGCCTGCTCTGGGCCGGGACGGTGATCGGCATCGCCATCCTGGTTGCCGCCATCGTGCCGGTGTTCTACCCCAAATCGGCCCTGGTCACTGGCCTCATCATGATCGGGCTATCCATTCTGTCGTTCATTGGTGCCACGGGTGGACTGATCGCCGGTGGCCTAGTCGGAATCCTTGCCGGTGCAATGTTCGCTTCCTGGGAGGGACAGCCCCATGGCCTGGGTGTCGCACGGCCAACCCCCGATGCACAGGAGACTACCGGCGTGGTCATGGCTCTCGGCAACGACGAGGAACCGGCCGGGTCCAGTGTCGTCGAAGAACAGTCCCACGAGGCCAGCGGATAAACCCGCCGATAAGGGGTGAAGACCTTTGGTTCGTCGCCCTCCTCGGCTATCATCGGGCCGACGCACGCTCCTCCGGCGAATGCTTCGCAGGTGGCTGGCGGCCTCTCTGATCGCGATTGGCTTGTTGGCTGTGTTGTCCAGGATGAGCCTCCACGCAGGGAGTTCGCAACCTGTAGGGAGTTTACAACCTGGAGGTTCCGACCCTCCGGCACCTCCCGCCGTAACGCAGCCTGGAGGAGAGGGGCCTGGTTCCACCGATGGCGGCACCATGCCGGACGCACCCGCCGACGACGAAGGCGCAACGGATGAGGGCCCCAGCGGCCAGCCCGCTCCACCGGCGACTGGCGACTCCCCTCCCCCCGGCACCGGAGAATCCAGCAGGGGGGCTTACGATTATCCGAGCACCGAGCCTGGTAGTGAGCCAGATGATCCGGCCGATCCGGAATCGGAACCGCCTCCACCTTCGCGCGAACCCGGCAGTGACCCCGGAACACCGGATCGTCCCGAAGAGAGGCCACGCGATATCGATGAAGCAAGTGGCGCGGAGGAGCAGGTCCAAGGAAGGGGAATCGTGCGGAGGGCGTCCGGACCGTTCCCGTCCGAACCAGAAGTGGGGGGATTCGTCATCGAGGTGAGTCACCTTTCCGGCTCGAACCTCTTCGTTGATAAAGAGTTCGATGATACCTCGGAGATGGGGCGGGCACCCCAGGCCCGCATTCGGCTGCGCGACGTCGAATTGCAGGGTCTAGACCTGTTTAAGAACCTCACCACCGACGATGGCATGGCGTTTCACCTTCGTATCGATACCGCCAAGGGCGCCGAGGATACGGTACGCGTCGAGGGCTGGATGGAGGTGCGCGTTTCCGAACTCTATGCCAAGCGCCTGGAAGCGAAGGCACTTGGCATCGTCCCCATCACCCTCACCGATTATTGGACGACCGAACCCGAGAATGATCTGTTGATTCGTCTCGCTGGCCTGCTCGGGCTCGTCAACCTCGAAGCCGATACCATGAAAGTCAACGCCCATAAGATGCGAGTCCGCTTCGACAAGATCATCATTCCCAACCTGGTTCTCACCGTGGGGGAGGGGCACCTCGCATCAGAAGTCGAGTAGGGACCCGCGGCAGAACCGTCGGAGCCCCGGGCGGTACCACCCGGGACGCGGTGTCGTAAACGCCGCCGCTAGCACGAACATCTTCTGCCAATAACACCCTTCGGGCGGGAGCCGTGTTGGCGGCCCGGCCGTCCGGACAGCGAGGGGGATTCCATGGCCATGGCGACTCTACCCCCGTGGGAGGCGCCCTCCCAGGCGACCCGGAGGGCCGACTGGTCGGAAGCCTGGTGGTCGTCGCCGCGGTGGACAGAACAGAAGCAGCGCATCCAAGCGGAACTCGCGGCCCTGGAGGCCTGCATCACGCCCCGCCGGCGCTTGCGTGCGGTGATCCGGACCCTGGCGCGCCACGGTCTCTTGCACCTCTTCCAGGATCGGCGAACTATCAAGTCGTTGGCCCAGGATGCCTCGCATCGGCGGCATCCCGGCCGCGACGAGCGCCTGCGCCAGATCGGGCGCCGGATTCGCCTGGCGCTCCAGGAGCTGGGCCCGACCTTCATCAAACTTGGGCAGGTGCTGGTGACCCGTCAGGAACTGCTGCCCGACCCCATCACCGCCGAACTGGCTCAGTTGCTCGACCGGGTGCCGCCCATGCCCTTCCCGTACATCGCCGTCGTCCTCGACGAGGAGCTGCCCGAGGGATTGCAGACCTTCGCCTGGATCGACCCAGACCCCATCGGGTCGGCCTCGCTGGCCCAGGTCTACCGGGCGCAGCTTCGCGACGGCCGCCACTGCGCCGTCAAGGTCGTCCGGCCGCTGGCCGACAAGCTGTTCCAGACGGACATCGCCAACATCGCCAACCTGGCGCGACGCTTGCAGCGGCTGCTGCCGCCGCCCATCGCCGCCTCGTCGGACCTACCCGGGCTCATCCGCGACTACTACAGTAGCGTGCAGAGCGAGCTAGACATGCGCATCGAAGCCCGGAACACCCTGGAAGGCCGGGACCTGGTGGAAGAGTTCGCCACCCTGTCGGTGCCAGAGGTCTACCTAGCCACACGCCGGGTGCTCATCACCGAGTACGTGGACGGCTGGAACATCAAGGACTTCCCGGTGGACTTCTTCACCTTCGAAGAGCGTTTCGAGCGCATGGTCGACCTGGCCCACCTGTACATCAAGGAGTTCCTGAACGGCCGCTACCACGCCGATCCCCACGGGTCGAACCTCATGGTGTGCCGCCATACCAAGAACATCTACGTCATCGATTGGGGGATGGTCGGGCGCATGGACGCCCTCCACACCGAGGCGATTTTCCGGCACCTCCTGCACATTCGACTGAACCAAGCGGAAGACGCCGCGGAGGTCATGCTGGACGTCTTCGAACCGACCCCCTACACCGACGTGGGCCGGCTCAAGGACCAGCTGCGCTCCCTGTACATCCGCTACGTCGACACCGACCAGTCCGGGCCCCACAACTGGGGCCGTCTCCTGGTGGAAGAGATCCGCATCGCCATGGACAATCACTGCCGCATCCCCACTGGCCTGTCCCTCTGGGCCAAGGGTTGGTCCGCGGCGGAGGGGACGGCACGGTGGCTCTGCCCGGAGATCACCTACCACACGGTGGTCGAGACGGCCGACGTCCAGATCCTCCGGCGCCTTCTCGCCCGCCGCTTCAACTACCGGGCCAACGCCGCCTGGATCGCCGAGGCTTCGGAACTGCTGGCCACGCTGCCTCGGCGGCTGAACAAGATCCTGGAGCGCGCGGCGTGGAACGACTTCAAGTTGCCGGTGGAGGCACGGTTGAGCGAGCCCGCCCAGAAGACCCTCAACCGCATGGTCAATCGCGCCACCCTCGGCCTGCTATCCGGTACCTTCTTTCTCGGCGCCGCCCTCTTGGCCGCACTG
Proteins encoded in this window:
- a CDS encoding SCP2 sterol-binding domain-containing protein, with translation MAYQAFTEEWAKAYKDRINTNANYREAARTWEWPLAFVLEADPSLGIEEERAVILDLYRGECRDARVGTKEDLESVPYVISADAYTWKQVMEGQLDPLAAMMRGKLKILKGDMGVLSGYVIAAKELVNSAQQVETEFPDGLA
- a CDS encoding TetR/AcrR family transcriptional regulator, which translates into the protein MAHSKILSPQRETILQHAASLFARQGYPATTMRDLAAALGVTPAALYYHFNNKDQLLLEVMLHGIQMVHRRVQLAMAEGGPGLAERIWLGLRAHLLACLENQDFVSVILQESRYLSPEAAARVAEAQEDYERLWARTLEEGAAAGLFQPGVDLRLLRLFGFGAMNWVTVWYRPGGPLSPEAIADAFLLYMAKGVLKPEVAHILVSHVAAKAGCAAWKGSSGERRKGESR
- a CDS encoding nucleotidyltransferase family protein yields the protein MQQEVKITVGAAPVGIIVLAAGQATRMGRLKQLLPLCNRPLVEWSIQSAREARLGPIVVVLHPAVAAAGIPLHPAPEVHPVVNPWPERGQATSLRLGLRALLQTEPSVEAALVVLGDQPLVSADLMRGLVRVFREVRARHTLPRRPAGENSAPLVPVGARPVWNGEPGHPVLLGRRLLSEALAFPASDSMRPLLDRHRERMLFWPAPGPEVVTDVDTWEDYYIIVRRLQRQEQYQGEGERR
- a CDS encoding PH domain-containing protein, yielding MTPPPSHSPGYAAGSGWTPLTPAPARDEGLWTAMVFAVFAIAALGTDIPWLFAGGPILVFVNYLARARLVYLAGPDRLVVQTLIGRRTLPYVAVRRAEYLELGGGLRLMATFMPGYVVGWVYLGGLGRQLLLGSTDRGPAIRLHTERGTMIITPHDPVAALAVLEDHGISLDAPRRVLREVRRYRRR
- a CDS encoding DUF6230 family protein; the protein is MTATVAWMNSKRFLGVAAAGYLALTVVLATLFATGTIFAAFPLAGIGGFVVAAERIEGDVFKLTPALGDTSEQQYWPQGAVQLDEVRIEGLNLSKDLSFGSLRAKVEIVATGTVVGHGVTMNISGMQAAQAEFDNMKIDETFTSDVFKKIGLSADSMTLVQPSINTHLLTTNSITLPGMKLKIRFFNGDQELGGDF
- a CDS encoding DUF6114 domain-containing protein encodes the protein MECAICGAVLGVCLSLFLLRHPVEEFGWGVAAGGLAGGALLYYVLTHGEATRRRRDTAILAVACLIPGLFLADHLRTGLSPALAATLGLLWSGLWCGLAVWFQGRLAEAAWYVRYHGELAVVLACSMTGSVAGHFLAQWAGGTSPWSEALYWVLPTLLAVTASLIPGAALSRQPYRPVLGTLLGFLSGGLVLWFGIQVAPMLFLPGSGLLWAGTVIGIAILVAAIVPVFYPKSALVTGLIMIGLSILSFIGATGGLIAGGLVGILAGAMFASWEGQPHGLGVARPTPDAQETTGVVMALGNDEEPAGSSVVEEQSHEASG
- a CDS encoding ABC1 kinase family protein codes for the protein MAMATLPPWEAPSQATRRADWSEAWWSSPRWTEQKQRIQAELAALEACITPRRRLRAVIRTLARHGLLHLFQDRRTIKSLAQDASHRRHPGRDERLRQIGRRIRLALQELGPTFIKLGQVLVTRQELLPDPITAELAQLLDRVPPMPFPYIAVVLDEELPEGLQTFAWIDPDPIGSASLAQVYRAQLRDGRHCAVKVVRPLADKLFQTDIANIANLARRLQRLLPPPIAASSDLPGLIRDYYSSVQSELDMRIEARNTLEGRDLVEEFATLSVPEVYLATRRVLITEYVDGWNIKDFPVDFFTFEERFERMVDLAHLYIKEFLNGRYHADPHGSNLMVCRHTKNIYVIDWGMVGRMDALHTEAIFRHLLHIRLNQAEDAAEVMLDVFEPTPYTDVGRLKDQLRSLYIRYVDTDQSGPHNWGRLLVEEIRIAMDNHCRIPTGLSLWAKGWSAAEGTARWLCPEITYHTVVETADVQILRRLLARRFNYRANAAWIAEASELLATLPRRLNKILERAAWNDFKLPVEARLSEPAQKTLNRMVNRATLGLLSGTFFLGAALLAALGGGAWDRIPGLAAVTTVALWGSMGVGVYTVWRVLRSHKA